A region of the Ranitomeya variabilis isolate aRanVar5 chromosome 5, aRanVar5.hap1, whole genome shotgun sequence genome:
gcggcggttcagtaggttcaggatcactgcaggctgtaggcttgtcggaagaggtgagtcttcaggttctttttgaaagtttccatggtaggcgagagtctgatgtgctggggtagagagttccagagtatgggggaagcacgggagaagtcttggatgcggttgtgggaagaagagatgagaggggagtagagtaggaggtcttgagaggatcggaggttgcgtgttggtaggtaccgggagatcatgtcacagatgtatggaggagacaggttgtggatggctttgtaggtcattgtgagggttttgaactggagtctctgggcgacaggaagccagtgaagggcttggcataggggagaggctggggaatagcggggagacaggtagattagtggagcagcagagtgtaggatggattggagtggtgccagagtgctagaggggagtccagagagtaggaggttgcagtagtcgaggcgggagatgataagggcatgcactagtgtttttgtggtgtcacggtcaaggaatgcgcggatccgggaaatgtttttgagtttgaggcggcaggaggaggcaagggcttggatatgtggcttgaaagagagggcagagtcgaggatgtaTTTTATTTGAATTTTCTGTGATACCAAAACAAGGTAGCaactatttgtgaagtgtaaatgaatttggtgcatttgtATTCCGCCCTCTCTAGTCTGATACCCTTAAATAAAATATCGAGTGACCAATCGCAACCagattgagtccacctgtgtgtaatttcttctcagtataactacagctgttctgtgaaggcctcagaggtttgttagaGAACATTAGGGGTCAAATAGCATCATaaaaaccaaggagcccaccagacaggtaAGGGATAACATAACGTTGTGGAGaacagtaaagcagggttaggttataaaaaaataggtcaagctctgaacatctcacggagcactgttcaatccatcatctaaAAATGGAAAGAGTATGACACAACTGCAAACAtatcaagacatggccgtccacctaaactgacatcctgtaaggagagcactaattagagaagcagccacaaGGCCCATGGTCACTGCAgatgagctgcagagatccacagttcAGGTAGGAGAATCTATCCACAGAACAACTAGTAGTCGTATACTCCACAAATTTGGCCGTTATGAAACAACACTGCACATCGCCCTAAAAACACCACTcccaccgtcaaacatggtggtggcagcatcctgtCGTGGTGAGGGTCGGAGGCGGAGACGGCCTGAGGGCAGATAGGAGCCCTAAAGAGATGACCTGAGTATGGAGTGATAGGAACAAGAACTTAAGTTTGAAAGGTCATGGACACCTCAACAGAAAGGTGACGGATCTAATAGACAATGGGGACGGTTAAGCTTTGTGGGTATTCGACGACAAATCTATCCACAGCTTATTTTCATTCTTCTGCTATTATAACGGACAACAAAAAAAGTTTAACAGTTGAGTGAACGCAGCCTTCAAGGGATTGTTCATCACTTTCTAAGCTTTTCTTAATGTGGCCAGGTGAGATTGAAATTGTAAACGGGTGTGATTGTGGCTAAGAGTGTGGCCTAAAATGTTGCTCAAGTCCACTAAGCTCCCTGCATAATCTATTCTTTATTTTCTTCAAAAGTTGGTCAGTATGCCTTAGTTAACACCATTTTGATTTAAAGAGGGTAAAAGCCATCTCACCGTGACAAAGTGTACCAAATCAGGATGGTCCTTAACTCTAGCAACTCACTTTACTTTGTGCTGGGAGGCCTCAAAATAGATGTAGGCAGAGCACGACCTAGacgggggcagagcaggacccagacgGGGCAGAGCAGGACCTAGACTGGGAGGAAGGGGGGTAGGGGCAGAGCTGGACCTAGATgggggggaggggagggggggggcagagcaggacctagATAGGGGCAGACGAGGACCTAGATAGAGCAGGGAAGGACCTAGACAGGGAAAGGGGAGGACCTAGACGGTGGAAGAGCAAGACCTAGATGGGGCAGAGGATGATCTAAATGGAGGCAGAGCAGGACCTAGATGGAGGGGAGGCAGAGCAGGACCTAGATGGAGggggggcagagcaggacctagACAGCGTGAGGCAGAGCAGGACCTAGACGGGAGCAGGGGAGGATCTAGATGGGGTACAGCAGGACCTAGATGGGAGCAGAGCAGGACCTAGACGGGGCAGAGGAGGACCTAGACTGGTTCAGAGCAGGACCTAGGCAGAGGAGGACCTAGATGGGGGCAGAACAGGACCTAGATGGGGGCAGAGCAGAACCTAGATggggggcagagcaggacctagACTGGGGGAAGGGGGGTAGGGGCACAGCAGAACCTAGGCGGGGCAGAGCAGGACCTAGACAGGAAGGGGCAGAGCAGGACCTAGAAGGGGCAGACAAGGACCTAGATGGGGCAGGGAAGGACCTAGATGGGATCAGAACAGGACCTAGACAGGGACAGAGGAGGACCTAGACGGTGGAAGAGGAGGATCTAAATGGAGGCAGAGCAGGACCTAGAAGGAGAggggggcagagcaggacctagACGGGAGCAGAGGAGGATCTAGATGGGGTAGAGCAGGACCTAGATGGGAGCAGAGCACGACCTAGACAGGGGCAGAGGAGGACCTGGGCTGGTTCAGAGCAGGACCTAGACGGGGCAGAGCAGGACCTAGACGGGGCAGAGGAAGACCTAGACGGGGCAGAGCAGGACCTAGacgggggcagagcaggacctagACGGGAGCAGAGGAGGATCTAGATGGGGTAGAGCAGGACCTAGATGGGAGCAGAGCAGGACCTAGAGAGGTGCAGAGGAGGACCTAGATGGGGCAGAGGAGGACCTAGGCTGGTTCAGAGAAGGACCTAGACAGGGGCAGAGGAGGACCTAGACGGGGGCAGAGGAAGATCtagatggggcagagcaggacctagACAGGGCAGAGCAGGACCTAGACAGGGGCAGAGCAGGACCTAGACGGGAGCAGAGGAGGATCTAGATGAGGTAGAGCAGAACCTAGATGGGAGCAGAGAAGGACCTATACGGGGGCAGAGGAGGACCTAGATGGGGCAGAGGAGGACCTAGGTTGGTTCAGAGCAGGACTTAGACGGGGCAGAGGAAGATCtagatggggcagagcaggacctagATGGGGCAAAGCAGGACCTAGACGGGGGCAGAGTAGGACCTAGAAGGGGGGCAGAGAAGGACATAGACGGGAGCAGAGGAGGATCTAGATGGGGTAGAGCAGGACCTTTATGGGGGCAGAGGAGGACCTAGATGGGGCAGAGGAGGACCTAGACAGGGGCAGAGGAGGACCTAGACGGGGGCCAAGCAGGACCTTGGCGGGGCAGAGGAAGATCtagatggggcagagcaggacctagAAGGGGGGAGGCAGAGCTGGACCTAGACAGGGACTACACTTTGGCACCTGGTACATTTGGAGGACAGGCCACCCCCTTTGGACTGTGCACCTTGAGAAGCAGCTGGGGATGGATATGTCACCTAGCGCGCACAACAGAGCTCAACCGTCCCAATAGACTATCATGAGATCTGTCCACCTCTGTGGTATCATATCTGCATTACTCAGGCTGGATCAATGGAAATAGAACAAGCAGGAGACGAAAGGGGGAAGGAAAAATGAGGAGGAAAAGGATAACGTGGGAGAAGAGAAAGAAAAGGGGGATGGAATAAAGGGGAAATAAAGACAAGAGAAGAGGGAAAAAATGCAAAGGAGGAGGGAAACAAATAAAGAGGAAACAAAGAAGGAAACCCAGTCCCTGGAGGCCATTGTAGGGCTCTGTGTGTCCCCTCCTGTCGCTGCACTAATGCTCCTCTATAGGGGACATCCCGCAATCTCCGCTTAGTGTGGAATTTACATGTGAACAGTCCCTTAAAGCCACAATATAAAATCTGCGCCAGTCTCTCCGCCATGTGTCGGGTATAACCACAGTGATGTCTATGTGGGCGACCAGTGTAGAAAGTCTGATAATCGGGGGCTTCTGGGGTCCGAACGTGGCGGAGAGTCAGCATTTTCCAGAATAAGTATCTCTGGATGATGACTGAGCCCCCGGGGTGTGACACCGACCCCTCAGTCACAGCTAGGACCGCTGTCTCACTAATGGACACCCTGATTTGATGTATTATCATTTTAATGACTATTTCACTCCAGGGCTGGTCTGTCCCTGGGTCTAAATCCCTGTATAACAAGGTGCCATCACTTCAGCCTTCTGCATGCTGGCACCTGTGGTTCTACAACAAGAGCAAGGCGCAAAATATACAAAGAAAAAATCACCATGGAGAAGAAAGCGCGCAGGGAGAAAGTTTGATCCTCTTCGGACGCCGTCGGATTTGCGTTTGATTGGTTAGAAGGCGTCACGTGACGCGTCGGCTGgcgcaagatggcggcgcccaggtgaACATGCTGCTGTGCGTGTTAGCGAGGTGGTTGTATGAGGGGACCGGGGGGGATGCACCTGTGTGATGGCGGCGGAGGTGACCGAGTGACGGTGCACAGCCTGGAGGGAGGGGACGTGACCGGAGATGTCTGTGCGCAGGTTTACAGCTGTTGCAACCCGACAGCTCCTGCCTTGGCCTGACAACCGTCAGCCTGATGAGAGCTGAAGGCTAGAAACTGCTCTAAAGCCGCAGTGTGTACGATATATAACACCTGTGCACACAGCGCGGCGGAATGTGCAGAACCAGCGTCCGTGGCGCCTCCTTCCGAGGGATTGTGCACGACTAACACGTCGATGACTGTCAGCGTCCGCTACACCACGTCAGGGGCCGCCGCGCTCTGCTCATTGTAGAGGAGATCACGTGACTGCGAGTACGCGACGTGCTCACTCCCCCCCCGGCCACAATCCAACTAGACGTGCACGGCTTCGCTCAGTGTCTAGTCGGATTGTGACCGGGGAAGTGTATATCGTGGACTTGCAGTCACCGGAGAATCCTCCCAGCACACACCGAGCGCATGATGTGTCCACAAGGCTGCAGTCACGCTGGGTCACTACACACTTGTACTTTTAGACTGGAcagtccctttaagtaccggagcaGATATCCATTGTTCGGCACCCAATATTGATGACCGATCCTACGTCAGCCGTGGACAAACCTCTTAAGGGCATGTTCACATAGGGTAGATACCCACAGTGACTTTCAGCACCAGCAGAGTGGAAGTTTTCCGGTGGTTCGGACTTTATATCACAAGTGGAATAATTTATGCTGCAGGTTTTAACCCTTTGGACTGTAGTTTAGAACTAAAAGAAATTATCCACATCCCCTCCCTTCTTATGGTTGATTGTGATTTCTTTTCTTACTCTTAAAGGTCCACGTACCGCTCCGGCCGGCGACTCTTCTTCTTCCTGTGACGTAATGTTGACGGAGCAGCTCCTTCTCTTCTGCTCGGCTTTATCAACAGAGTGCCACTACTGACATCATGTTTATTTCTGCATTGGGCTCAGCCAGATGTCAATCACATGACCTCGGCAGTGACGCTCTGTTGACAGTGAAGTGGAAGAGAAGgggctgctctgtcaatgtgacatcacaGCAAGCAGGAGAATGGCCGTCAGGAGCCTGGAGAGATTGTGGCCTGGCAGAACAGGCAGGCAGTTCACAACTACGTGCTTATAAGCCCTATAGAAAAAACAGGCTGTGTCTGATATTCCAGTGGAcgagactgagctgcaataccagatgcaACCACAGGCAAGAGTGGTGCTGTCCTACTAGTAGAAAGCTACATGGAGAATCTCCCGGAACTAGACAGCCCCTAGATCTATAACCAGTGCTGCTACTAGTAATGATACATTTTTCCACTTCAGTTCCGTCTGATGATCTCCATCGCTTATCGGCTCCATTCTCTCCCACCGAGGGCTTCAGTCTTCACTTCCAAAAGTCTGACAAGGATTTTCTGTGCGttcatgatggagggggctgcacccACCCAAGAAGAGACTGTTATCACAGAGGGGAAAACCAATGTCATCTATCCCAGCGCCAACCAAGTGTTTTATAACCCAGTGCAGGAGTTCAACCGAGACCTGACGTAAGTGGAATCCTGCCCTGAGGGGTTTCACTAAGGGGCCGAGATGCATCGTAAAGGCAGGGTGATAGTCTGTATATCTGCATTTGTGCATGTGGCACATCTGCTTTATATTCTTCTGCTTTGTCCTCAGTTGTGCTGTCCTCACAGAGTTTGCTCGTATGCAGCTGGCGGAGAAAGGCATCGACCGTGAGTATGAGGCTTCTGTAATGCCCCTgcacaggcaggagttactgcaagAGCAGACCCTGGACAGGACTTGTGTCTGGGCACACACTACATATACATTCATAAGATACACACATGCGTTGTTACGATATTTCCATGTTATTTACAGATTTGTGATCAGttttaaaaagtgtaaaaagaATATGATTATTGTGATTTCTTCGTTTTttactttgaaaataaaaaatacatcttTATGTTCTATCCCTAAAATAAAAGTATGTAgagatgtatctctatgtaccagtaTGATATGCCTGTGTGGAAGGAGAGGAATACTATTTAGATCTTTAGGCAGAGTAAATCCTCAATCTGTAGCTCATTCCTAGGCTCACTGCCTGCCTGAGGTTGTGACTTTGAATCCTGAGATTATACTTCAATAAAAGCAAATGCTTAACTAACCATAAAGGCATCTACAGAGCACATGCAGTTCCCAGGGGTCATGCCCCCAATGTGGGAGAAAACTGCATGATCTCTTGCAGCGTCCCGACTGAGGTACGTGCAGTGCAACCGACCCCCTTCTCCCACTTGGGCCCCTGCATATTTTGGGTTAGAGTCACTGTCTCCTTATCCTGAGGTGTCTATATCTTCTTTTCTCCTGCAGTGGTGGTGCCAGGGGAGAAGGAGCAGCAGAAAGTGGTGGTGGATCTGTCAGATAATGGAGAGGACTGTGAGATATCTGCCCCTGATGATAATCCGGCTCCTGCAGAGCGGCGCCGTGTGACTGTAGGAGAGTCCTGTCCAGTGAGTGCTCAGTCATATGTCAGGAGGGCATCTCCAAGATCCGTGCCAAATACCTGATTAAGCAGTTGGCACAGGATTTTTGATTTtggcaaaatgttttttttgtgcaactttttttcttttaattaaaaacCGACCCATGGGGGGGTAAGGGATCATGCAGACGTCCGTGGATTTCGGTCCGATCTCACACAACAATGCACTGAGAGGTCTCTGGTCTCTCGACCCGAACGTGACAGTCTCATAGAAACATTATGGCCCTTCAGAGCTGGGTTGGGAGAGCCGCCGACCAGTCCGTGCATAGGCAGTCCATGCTCGGACCGAGGCACAGACGTCTGCATGAGCCCCAAGAAAGCACAAAAAAGTGGATACATGTTCTTAGTTCCTCTCAACCTAAATTCTGGACTTGTATCTCCCACCATTTCTCTGTCAGGAGGGTCTGCGGGTCCTGGAGGGTCTGGCCGCGTCTGGGCTCCGTTCCATCCGTTTTGCCCTGGAGGTGCCCGGGCTGCAGAGCATTGTGGCCAATGACTTCTCTGCCAGTGCAGTGGAGCTGATCAAGAGAAACATCCAGTTCAATGGCGTAGAGCAGCTTGTGAGTGCCAGCTATAGTGATGCCAGGTGAGCCCACGGGGATAATGAAGGGGACACCAAGCCTGGAACTTAAAATCAAAAGTTTCTATACAATCGAATAGATGACGGATGGAGGTGGCAATGGCTTTTCGAAGAAAGCAGGGACTCACTGCTTTAATGTTAAAGGTTGCAATTTGGAGAAGATATATATCTGCCACAATCCTGCCTTCCTTGCACGGGGGAAGGGGCACTTGTGTAAGATACCCATTTACACTGTTGCTTCATTGCTGACCCATGTTGGTGCCGAGGAGGCAGATTTTGGACCACTTTCTGGAAGTGCCCCCATTGGAGTGTCAGGCCAAGTATTACTTTCCCGCCATCACAGCCATTGCTATTGGACATTGCAGTGATATTTTGGACTCTATATGTACCAAAAGAAACTATGTTCTGACATTGCGGGTGGAGCTGGGCACATATATAATAACATGATTAGTATTCACAGGAATGCGGTTGTGTCACTGAGTCGCCTCCTCTGGAATTATCTGTAATTGCTGTTTATTACTTGTGTACTTGGAAAAAATGGACACAACGTTCCTGCCATCGTAAACCACATTAGGCTGTGTGTATTCCTCgaaggcaccactagggggagtgaggGAGCTTAGTGCACGTGTACAGGTCTCGCTGCTCCCTGTGGTGGTGACTGCATGTATTTGTACAGGTCTcgctgctccctctggtggtgactgCATGTATTTGTACATGCCTcactgctccctctggtggtgactgCATGTATTTGTACATGCCTcactgctccctctggtggtgactgCGTGTATTTGTACAGGCCTcactgctccctctggtggtgactgCATGTATTTGTACAGGCCTcactgctccctctggtggtgactgCATGTATTTGTACAGGCCTcactgctccctctggtggtgactgCATGTATTTGTACATGCCTcactgctccctctggtggtgactgCATGTATTTGTACATGCCTcactgctccctctggtggtgactgCGTGTATTTGTACAGGCCTcactgctccctctggtggtgactgCATGTATTTGTACATGCCTcactgctccctctggtggtgactgCGTGTATTTGTACAGGCCTcactgctccctctggtggtgactgCGTGTATTTGTACAGGCCTcactgctccctctggtggtgactgCATGTATTTGTACATGCCTCACTGCGCTCTCTGGTGGTGACAGCATGTATTTGTACATGCCTcactgctccctctggtggtgacagcATGTATTTGTACAGGCTTcactgctccctctggtggtgaccgTGTATTTGTACAGGCCTcactgctccctctggtggtgactgCGTGTCTATGTCCAGTCTTcactgctccctctggtggtgactgCGTGTATATTTCCAGGCCTcactgctccctctggtggtgactgCGTGTATATATCCAGTCCTCACTGCTCCATCTGGTGGTGACTACGTGTATATATCCAAGCCTcactgctccctctggtggtgactgCGTGAATTTATATAGGCCTcactgctccctctggtggtgactgCGTGTCTATGTCCTGTCTTCACTGCTCCCTCTGGTTGTGAATGCGTGTATATATCCAGGCCTtactgctccctctggtggtgactgCATGTGTATGCCCAGGCCTCACTGCACCCTCTGGTGGTGACCGTGTGTATATCCAGGCCTCACTGCACCCTCTGGTGGTGACCGTGTGTATATCCAGGCCTCACTGCACCCTCTGGTGGTGACAGCATGTGTATGCCCAGGCCTCACTGCACCCTCTGGTGGTGACCGTGTGTATATCCAGGCCTCACTGCACCCTCTGGTGGTGACTGCATGTGTATGCCCAGGCCTCACTGCACCCTCTGGTGGTGACTGTGTGTATATCCAGGCCTCACTGCACCCTCTGGTGGTGACTGCATGTGTATGCCCAGGCCTCACTGCACCCTCTGGTGGTGACCGTGTGTATATCCAGGCCTCACTGCACCCTCTGGTggtgactgtgtgttatttttccTGTAGGATGCTGATGTATAACCGGATGGGAAAACACGATCGCTTCGATGTTATCGATCTCGATCCCTATGGCAGCCCTGCCATGTTCCTGGATGCAGCGGTGCAGAGTGTCGGTGAAGGAGGTAGATGGCGCCGTTTTCTTTAGGAACCCTTCATTTGTGCTGAGGAGTTCCACCATAAAGGCATCTGTACTGATAGTGATACCATGCTCTCACCTCCCGTTACATATTGTCTCCTCCGCAGGGCTGCTCTGTGTTACTTGCACTGACATGGCCGTGCTCGCAGGTAACAGCGGGGAGACATGCTACGGCAAATATGGCTCCATGTCCCTGAAGTCCAGATTCTGCCATGAAATGGTGAGAGACGGCAATAGGTGTGAGATTTTGGGATCGTCCACTGTGCATGTACCGACACTCCTGGACCAGTTCTTATAGTGATAGACTATTGCTTTTAATGCCACTAGGTGGCGCCGTACTCTTGCACTGTCTACAGAGTTTCCCATTGTGCACCGCTTCTATTTGCGCCTCATTGTAGATGATCCTCGTGTTATTTTCCGCCTTCCCCAGGCCCTGCGTATCCTCTTACACAGCTTAGATCTGCGCGCCAATTGTTACCAGCGTTACATTGTTCCTCTGCTCAGCGTCTCCGCCGACTTCTACATCCGAGTGTTTGTGCGAGTCTTCACTGGACAGGCCAAGGTAAAGATGTCCGCCAGGTGAGTGCTGCTCCGGAGACTGCGCAAGTGCATCTATAACTAAAAAAAAGATAACCGTAACCCCCCCATTTATCTCCATAGTAAACAAGCCCTGGTGTACAATTGTGTGGGCTGCGGAACGTACCATCTGCAGCGGATGGGGAGAGCCGTGGCTCATGGAAACAAGTGAGTTGCTTCAATGACTGGGAAATTTACATAAATCGCAGGTCAGTAAGGTGAGACTACATATCGAAGAGCTTTGACGGAAACCTATAAAGCCTCGTCGCCCATGGGAACTTCATACGTCGGCGCTGGCGTATGGAGAACACTTTTAAGGCCATTCAACCACTAAAACCACATAAAGTGTGTTTTTCCCAGGCCCATCGGCAATGACGTAATTGTTGGGTAATTACAGACACTCACTGCAGAATATTGGCTCTAGCCTGAAGTGGCTGATAACAGCGAGTACTGTGCAGGGCTCCTGGTGGCCATTGGGGCTGGAGTTAATGGATGTCACGCTCTCATTGCGCAGTATGAAGTACTCGGCCGGGTCCGGGCCTCCTGTGGGGACAAGCTGCGAGTTCTGCAGACAGAAGCACCAGGTATGGTGACCGCCCGTTATATGGTGACCCCCGTTATATGGTGACCGCCCGTTATATAGTGGCCGCCCGTTATATGGTGACCGCTCGTTATAGGGTGACCGCCCGTTATAGGGTGGCCGCCCGTTATATGGTGACCGCTCGTTATAGGGTGACCGCCCGTTATAGGGTGGCCGCCCGTTATAGGGTGGCCGCCCGTTATAGGGTGACCGCCCGCTATATGGTGGCCGTCAGTCCTGCACCCGCCGCCCCGTGTTACCCTGTCTTGTGTTTCAGGTCGGAGGACCCCTCTGGGCCGAGCCCCTCCACGATGTAACATTCGTACAGAAAGTCCTGACGGCGTCCGAGAGAAACCCCAAACGCTTcaagacctcggacaggatagaggGAGTGCTGAGCATGGTGACCGAGGTCTGAGAGCGCCCCCTACTGGACATTCCCTGGCAGAGCCATACTCTCGCTCACCCGCCTGCTGATTGCGGTTAATCTTATTTTTCGGCAGGAGCTGAATATCCCGTTGTATTACACCCTGGACAACCTGAGCAGCACCGTCCGCTGTAGCACGCCATCGCTGCTGCAGTTCAGGTGAGTTCCTGCATCCCTTCCTTATGTTTGCAGCAGTGCCATAAAGCGGTTGTGCAGCGCCGCTCATGTCTGCGTCCTGCATGGAGCACAGGGACAGGATTCCTGGCGGCGGCATCTATCGAGAGGTGGTGCACAATCACTAACCCCATGTCTTCCAGGTCTGCCCTGCTGCATGCTGGGTATAAAGTCTCGCTGTCGCACGCCTGCCAGAACGCCATCAAAACTGATGCTCCGCCCTCCGTTATCTGGGACATAATGAGATGCTGGGTGAGCCACTTTACCAGTCTTGTATTTCTTCATCTGCACGAATCTTACAGGTTTTCTAGTTTTGGAAAAAACACTTTTGTCCCGCTGCagttttaagtaaaaaaaagtggctttactcatcctccccaggtccagtgctgcCTGTTATCTGCAGCCCTGATGTCACATCGACACTGCTGTaaccaatcactgacctcagtgaTCAGCTGCAGCGGTGGAGGGTCAACACTGGACCCGGGGAAAGCGAGGGAATAAAATATGCATTTGGGTCCaaaactggaaaatccctttaaaggatGATTCGTGCAAGGCCTCAGTTATAAATTCTGTTCTGCACCTTTATCTGAGTGACGGCCATCTTGGTCTCTGTCGGGGGGTCCTAAATTCCAGTGGGCTTATTAATGCCCGTAATCAAGCTAATGTTACACGTTCCGCAGCAGCTTGTAATGGACTTTGTAGCTGCTGCAGCACCTCTTTAGAACGAGAGGGGAGAGCTTCCTATTAATCAGTGAGTGATATGAGATTATAGTCTTGGGGCCATTTGCTGGATTATCAGGATTTAGGGACCATGAAGTGTCGGATTACAGGGTGTCAGTGTTACACGGAGATGTGATTATGTCCCGAACAGGAAAAACTGAATCCAGTGAAAAGGGAGAAGCTGTCGGAGAGCTGCCCGGCCCACCACATCCTCGGGGCAGAGCCCAGGTAGGTGAGCGGTGCCACTTATGGCCGTCAGTCGCACACGAGACCCCCGTCCCTCCTCTCTCTAATCTGGGGGAATTATTTGCAGGATTGAGGCGAATTTTGAAATCCGACAGGATGCAAATCCCAACTCGCGAAGGATGGGATTAAAAAGATTTCAGGAAAATCCAGAGGCCAACTGGGGTCCAAAAGCCAGAGCCAAGGCGGGGTACGTACCGAGTCTGTCACACCGGGCTAATAATGGTGCCATGCGGGGCACACTGCTCCAAAACTATGGCGCCTCAGTATTCAGCAACTGTACTGTGCACATCCACAATCTGTGACAGTACAGCtcaggatgatgagggttgtaggtGAGTGTGAGGGTTGCAGGTAAGGGTTGTAGGCTGAGTGCGGGGGTTGTAGGCGAGGGTTGGAGGCTGAGTGCGGGGGTTGTAGACGAGGGTTGGAGGCTGAGTGCGGGGGGTTGGAGGCGAGGGTTGGAGGCCGAGTGCGGGGGTTGGGAGGCTGAGTGCAGGGGTCTGGTGTTGCTTCATATTGGAATCACTGATGCCGAATTGTCTCCAGGGGAGGAATATCGACGACTCTGGATGAGAGGAGGAAACATAATCAGAGCAAGAGGAAAGTCGCCCCAGAAGATCTGAGCCTTAAACAGTTCACGTGTAAGAAATACAAACAGGTGAGTGGCTGGGACTTGTGGTTCTAGATATGAGCCAGCAATGCACTCTCCCTGCCAGCAGGAGGC
Encoded here:
- the TRMT1 gene encoding tRNA (guanine(26)-N(2))-dimethyltransferase isoform X3 produces the protein MLQFRLMISIAYRLHSLPPRASVFTSKSLTRIFCAFMMEGAAPTQEETVITEGKTNVIYPSANQVFYNPVQEFNRDLTCAVLTEFARMQLAEKGIDLVVPGEKEQQKVVVDLSDNGEDCEISAPDDNPAPAERRRVTVGESCPEGLRVLEGLAASGLRSIRFALEVPGLQSIVANDFSASAVELIKRNIQFNGVEQLVSASYSDARMLMYNRMGKHDRFDVIDLDPYGSPAMFLDAAVQSVGEGGLLCVTCTDMAVLAGNSGETCYGKYGSMSLKSRFCHEMALRILLHSLDLRANCYQRYIVPLLSVSADFYIRVFVRVFTGQAKVKMSASKQALVYNCVGCGTYHLQRMGRAVAHGNNMKYSAGSGPPVGTSCEFCRQKHQVGGPLWAEPLHDVTFVQKVLTASERNPKRFKTSDRIEGVLSMVTEELNIPLYYTLDNLSSTVRCSTPSLLQFRSALLHAGYKVSLSHACQNAIKTDAPPSVIWDIMRCWEKLNPVKREKLSESCPAHHILGAEPRIEANFEIRQDANPNSRRMGLKRFQENPEANWGPKARAKAGGGISTTLDERRKHNQSKRKVAPEDLSLKQFTCKKYKQGTCDLGDGCRYSHFLEDSGGCPGTPLPSGDNLTTS
- the TRMT1 gene encoding tRNA (guanine(26)-N(2))-dimethyltransferase isoform X5, which translates into the protein MISIAYRLHSLPPRASVFTSKSLTRIFCAFMMEGAAPTQEETVITEGKTNVIYPSANQVFYNPVQEFNRDLTCAVLTEFARMQLAEKGIDLVVPGEKEQQKVVVDLSDNGEDCEISAPDDNPAPAERRRVTVGESCPEGLRVLEGLAASGLRSIRFALEVPGLQSIVANDFSASAVELIKRNIQFNGVEQLVSASYSDARMLMYNRMGKHDRFDVIDLDPYGSPAMFLDAAVQSVGEGGLLCVTCTDMAVLAGNSGETCYGKYGSMSLKSRFCHEMALRILLHSLDLRANCYQRYIVPLLSVSADFYIRVFVRVFTGQAKVKMSASKQALVYNCVGCGTYHLQRMGRAVAHGNNMKYSAGSGPPVGTSCEFCRQKHQVGGPLWAEPLHDVTFVQKVLTASERNPKRFKTSDRIEGVLSMVTEELNIPLYYTLDNLSSTVRCSTPSLLQFRSALLHAGYKVSLSHACQNAIKTDAPPSVIWDIMRCWEKLNPVKREKLSESCPAHHILGAEPRIEANFEIRQDANPNSRRMGLKRFQENPEANWGPKARAKAGGGISTTLDERRKHNQSKRKVAPEDLSLKQFTCKKYKQGTCDLGDGCRYSHFLEDSGGCPGTPLPSGDNLTTS